One stretch of Methanocellales archaeon DNA includes these proteins:
- a CDS encoding NnrU family protein, with translation MKSKKLPAIMSVTMFFLWFSWFPMSFFDPIKMNISLAKYFGFILFLAGFALVILSHLKIAGFVSDELITTGIYSKIRHPMYLGFILWIVGFPMFMQSLITLASSIIWMPQIMYWKTSEERKLEKKYKGYKEYKKRTWF, from the coding sequence GTGAAAAGCAAAAAACTACCTGCCATAATGTCAGTTACAATGTTTTTCCTATGGTTTTCATGGTTTCCCATGTCTTTTTTTGATCCAATCAAAATGAATATTTCTTTGGCAAAATACTTCGGATTTATACTGTTCTTAGCGGGATTTGCCCTTGTTATACTATCGCACCTAAAAATAGCGGGATTTGTTAGTGATGAACTAATCACAACTGGCATATACTCGAAGATAAGGCATCCGATGTATTTAGGGTTTATACTCTGGATTGTTGGTTTTCCCATGTTCATGCAGAGCCTTATCACTCTTGCATCATCGATTATATGGATGCCACAGATTATGTACTGGAAAACATCAGAAGAAAGAAAGTTGGAGAAGAAATACAAGGGTTATAAAGAATACAAAAAGAGGACGTGGTTTTAG
- a CDS encoding 50S ribosomal protein L1: MAQRDILKAVQKALERPVKRNFTESIDLAINLRNIDMSQPQNRIEEEIILPNGLGRPVKIAVFASGELAVNAKKAGADLIISPEQITVLGENKTQAKTLANEHDFFIAEASLMPSIGKSLGPVLGPRGNMPSPIPPGSDVAKPIERLRKTVKIRSKDKVTFHTIVGCESMAPEEIAANIETVIKRLEAKVEKQKIRSIYVKTTMGPSVRVL, encoded by the coding sequence ATGGCACAGAGGGATATATTAAAGGCTGTTCAAAAAGCCCTAGAGAGACCAGTAAAAAGAAATTTTACCGAGAGCATTGATCTGGCAATTAACTTGCGAAACATAGATATGAGCCAGCCTCAAAACAGGATTGAGGAGGAGATCATTCTGCCAAATGGTCTGGGCAGGCCAGTGAAGATTGCGGTTTTTGCATCTGGTGAACTTGCAGTGAATGCAAAAAAAGCAGGTGCAGATTTAATAATCTCACCAGAACAAATCACTGTGCTCGGAGAGAACAAAACGCAGGCCAAGACCCTTGCCAATGAGCATGACTTCTTTATTGCAGAAGCGTCTTTGATGCCCTCCATTGGTAAAAGCTTGGGTCCGGTGCTTGGCCCTAGGGGGAATATGCCAAGTCCAATCCCGCCGGGGTCTGATGTCGCTAAACCCATAGAACGGTTACGAAAGACCGTCAAGATAAGGTCCAAGGATAAAGTGACATTCCATACGATCGTTGGGTGCGAGAGCATGGCTCCTGAGGAGATTGCAGCGAACATCGAAACGGTCATTAAAAGACTTGAGGCAAAGGTAGAAAAACAAAAAATTCGTTCGATATATGTGAAAACTACGATGGGACCTTCTGTAAGGGTGCTTTGA
- the rpl12p gene encoding 50S ribosomal protein P1, translating to MEYVYAALLLHNSGKNITEKDVNAVLKAAGIDADPSRVKALIAALEGVNIEEAISQAAFTPVQAPAATTHAEAAASVAEEKKEEKKKEEAEETGMEGLSALFG from the coding sequence ATGGAATACGTATATGCTGCCCTATTGTTGCATAATTCTGGAAAAAATATCACAGAAAAAGACGTAAATGCAGTGCTAAAAGCAGCTGGAATCGATGCCGATCCCTCGCGGGTAAAAGCTCTTATAGCTGCACTTGAGGGAGTTAATATAGAGGAGGCAATCTCCCAAGCAGCTTTCACGCCTGTGCAAGCTCCAGCAGCGACTACACATGCAGAAGCCGCCGCATCAGTAGCAGAGGAAAAGAAAGAGGAAAAGAAGAAGGAAGAGGCAGAAGAGACGGGGATGGAAGGTCTTAGTGCCTTGTTCGGCTAA
- a CDS encoding NAD(P)/FAD-dependent oxidoreductase translates to MKKVIIVGAGPAGLFAALELMDKAEVLVIDKGKNIEERSNGVQGVGGAGGISDGKLNLHPKIGGDLTEFVSEEKAYELIDRVDETFVKHGAPEGKSSSAEELLRRAASSGIEFLPIKQRHIGSDKLPALINSIKRELERGGVRFLLQTNVEDVLISDDGVEGVLTEKEKIESNYVILAPGRAGSHWLGHVMKKHGIPLKHMPIDIGVRVEVPSKIYEDITEINWDPKFRMRVPTHDDLVRTFCTSPYGFVVQDPYGNAVGVNGHSMRHKRSNNTNFAFLVRIGLTEPVEDTTAYGYSIAQLATTIGGGKPLLQRLGDLKRGRRSTWDRIKRSYVTPTLQEVTPGDISMVLPYRILTDILEGLNMLDHVVPGVASDSTLLYAPEIKFSAMRIITKEGFKTSIKGLYAIGDGAGVSRSIVSAAATGLIAAEHLIANL, encoded by the coding sequence ATGAAAAAGGTGATCATTGTCGGCGCAGGTCCTGCCGGATTGTTCGCAGCCCTGGAGCTAATGGATAAAGCAGAAGTTCTTGTCATAGATAAGGGGAAAAACATAGAGGAGCGTTCTAATGGCGTCCAGGGGGTCGGAGGTGCCGGCGGCATATCAGACGGCAAGCTAAACCTTCATCCAAAAATAGGGGGAGATCTGACAGAGTTTGTTAGCGAAGAAAAAGCCTATGAACTGATCGATCGCGTAGATGAGACGTTCGTAAAGCATGGCGCCCCGGAGGGTAAGAGTTCTTCAGCTGAGGAGCTACTTCGAAGGGCAGCCTCCTCTGGCATTGAATTCCTTCCCATCAAGCAAAGACACATAGGGTCGGACAAATTACCTGCTTTGATCAACTCGATCAAAAGAGAATTGGAAAGGGGCGGAGTGAGATTTCTTTTGCAAACTAACGTCGAAGATGTCCTAATCTCAGATGACGGTGTAGAAGGCGTCTTGACTGAAAAGGAGAAGATCGAATCCAACTATGTCATCTTAGCTCCAGGCAGGGCAGGTTCACATTGGCTTGGTCATGTGATGAAAAAGCATGGGATCCCCCTCAAACATATGCCCATAGATATAGGCGTACGTGTAGAAGTGCCATCCAAGATCTATGAAGACATAACAGAGATCAACTGGGACCCAAAATTTAGAATGAGGGTGCCGACACATGATGACCTTGTCAGGACTTTCTGCACCTCACCGTATGGTTTCGTGGTACAAGATCCCTATGGGAATGCAGTCGGCGTCAACGGACATTCGATGAGGCATAAAAGATCAAATAACACGAACTTTGCCTTTCTCGTGAGGATTGGTCTGACCGAGCCCGTGGAAGATACAACAGCATACGGATATTCGATAGCACAGCTCGCTACGACGATAGGAGGTGGAAAACCGCTCCTACAGAGGCTGGGCGACCTAAAGAGGGGAAGAAGGTCGACATGGGACAGGATTAAAAGAAGCTATGTTACGCCAACGCTGCAAGAGGTTACTCCAGGCGATATCTCCATGGTATTGCCTTACAGGATATTGACTGACATACTGGAGGGCCTCAATATGCTCGATCATGTAGTGCCAGGCGTAGCATCCGATTCCACATTACTCTATGCACCAGAGATCAAATTTTCTGCCATGCGCATAATCACAAAAGAGGGATTCAAGACGTCCATCAAGGGATTATATGCAATAGGCGATGGAGCCGGTGTTAGCAGGAGCATAGTGAGCGCAGCAGCTACTGGATTGATAGCGGCTGAGCACTTAATTGCAAATCTTTAG
- the thrC gene encoding threonine synthase: MLLECIECKAQYSDTEVIYTCQRCGGLLDVIYDYSKIDLRVQKLKQPPSVWKYASLLPIKMEPVTIKEGGTPLYKCDRLAKKIGIRELYVKNEGLNPTGSFKDRGMTVGVSKAIELGMKTVACASTGNTSASLAIYAAKAGISAVVLLPEGKVAMGKVAQALMHGAKVITIRGNFDDAFRLVRELCEQREFYLLNSINPFRLEGQKTIGFEIIDQLGWKSPDRVVLPVGNAGNISAIYKGFSEFKRFDIIEEIPRMTGIQAEGARPIVDAFSKGARKIVPEKHPETIASAIRIGDPVNAPKALRAIYNSGGIAEKVSDDEIIEAQKSLARLEGIGVEPASAASIAGLKKLRGEGVIQPDERVVCVTTGHLLKDPEEVIGVCGKPMVVEADIEAIRGLLAVEGSKSLDVAPMLRTA; this comes from the coding sequence ATGTTACTAGAATGCATCGAATGTAAAGCCCAATACTCTGATACAGAAGTCATATATACATGCCAGAGATGTGGTGGACTCCTGGACGTCATATACGATTATTCAAAGATCGACCTCAGGGTTCAAAAGCTAAAGCAACCACCATCCGTATGGAAATATGCCTCGCTTCTGCCTATCAAGATGGAGCCCGTAACCATAAAAGAGGGGGGAACTCCGCTTTACAAATGCGACAGGCTTGCGAAAAAAATCGGCATTCGTGAATTATACGTCAAAAATGAGGGGCTGAATCCAACGGGCTCGTTCAAGGACAGGGGGATGACCGTCGGCGTGTCGAAGGCAATCGAACTGGGCATGAAGACGGTCGCATGTGCATCCACCGGCAATACTTCTGCATCCCTGGCAATCTATGCCGCAAAAGCAGGCATTTCTGCCGTTGTGCTGCTGCCGGAGGGCAAGGTCGCCATGGGCAAGGTAGCCCAGGCACTGATGCATGGAGCTAAGGTGATCACCATCAGGGGCAACTTCGACGATGCGTTTAGGCTGGTGCGCGAATTATGCGAGCAAAGGGAATTTTATCTGCTTAACTCAATCAATCCTTTCCGACTGGAGGGACAGAAGACCATCGGCTTTGAAATCATAGATCAACTGGGCTGGAAATCGCCGGATAGGGTCGTCCTTCCGGTTGGCAATGCTGGCAACATTTCCGCCATCTACAAGGGCTTCTCAGAGTTCAAGCGATTCGACATCATCGAGGAAATTCCCAGGATGACGGGCATTCAAGCGGAGGGAGCGCGTCCCATCGTTGATGCTTTTAGTAAAGGCGCCAGGAAAATCGTACCTGAGAAACATCCGGAGACCATTGCCTCTGCCATAAGAATCGGCGATCCGGTGAACGCGCCGAAAGCGCTTCGTGCGATATACAATTCGGGTGGTATAGCCGAAAAGGTATCAGACGACGAAATCATCGAGGCGCAAAAAAGTCTCGCCCGCCTTGAGGGCATCGGTGTGGAGCCTGCCAGCGCAGCATCCATCGCAGGTCTCAAAAAATTGAGGGGGGAAGGTGTGATCCAGCCGGACGAGCGCGTTGTTTGCGTCACCACGGGGCATCTATTGAAGGATCCCGAAGAGGTGATAGGCGTTTGTGGCAAGCCAATGGTGGTCGAGGCAGATATAGAAGCGATACGTGGCTTGCTTGCTGTTGAAGGTTCTAAATCTTTGGATGTTGCACCGATGCTGAGAACAGCATAA
- a CDS encoding HEAT repeat domain-containing protein translates to IQALKDENWYAREEAAKALGEIRDERAVEPLIQALQDEKWDVRKEAAKALGEIGWKPRDDAEKVRYLMAKSDWGGWNELVKVGKPAVEPLIQALKDGDRLVREEAAKALGKIGDERAVEPLIQALKDEYHYYPESVGMVVLEKYPVRVKAAEALGKIGDERAVEPLIQALKDEDWDVREGAAEALGKIGEPAVEPLIQALKDENWYAREEAAKALGEIRDERAVEPLIQALKDKYSNVRKVAEEALEKIQKGKGK, encoded by the coding sequence TCATTCAGGCTCTGAAAGATGAAAATTGGTATGCTCGAGAGGAAGCAGCAAAGGCTCTTGGAGAAATAAGAGATGAAAGAGCAGTAGAACCTCTTATTCAGGCTTTGCAGGATGAAAAGTGGGATGTTCGAAAGGAAGCAGCAAAGGCTCTTGGAGAAATAGGATGGAAGCCTAGAGATGATGCAGAGAAAGTTCGTTACTTAATGGCAAAGAGTGATTGGGGTGGTTGGAATGAATTAGTGAAAGTTGGAAAGCCAGCAGTAGAACCTCTTATTCAGGCTTTGAAGGATGGTGATCGGCTTGTTCGAGAGGAAGCAGCAAAGGCTCTTGGAAAGATAGGAGATGAAAGAGCGGTAGAACCACTAATTCAGGCTTTGAAGGATGAATACCATTATTACCCGGAGAGTGTTGGAATGGTAGTCTTGGAAAAGTACCCTGTCCGAGTAAAGGCAGCAGAAGCTCTTGGAAAGATAGGAGATGAAAGAGCAGTAGAACCACTAATTCAGGCTTTGAAGGATGAAGATTGGGATGTTCGAGAGGGAGCTGCAGAGGCTCTTGGAAAGATTGGAGAACCGGCGGTAGAACCTCTCATTCAGGCTCTGAAAGATGAAAATTGGTATGCTCGAGAGGAAGCAGCAAAGGCTCTTGGAGAAATAAGAGATGAAAGAGCAGTAGAACCTCTTATTCAGGCTCTGAAGGATAAATATAGCAATGTTCGGAAAGTTGCAGAAGAGGCGTTAGAGAAGATTCAAAAAGGCAAGGGAAAATAA
- the alaS gene encoding alanine--tRNA ligase produces MNDKELKKEMKSRFFNNYGKFYPVEALGSLGFSRSVCKRCGSGFWSMNPRDFCDEPACSGGYRFIDQSITKKLDYKEAWDVYVDTFEKWGYVPLDRYPVVCRWYDQLYFVTAGINDFQPYVVSGEVAPPADAVLEPQFCLRFPDIDSVGITGRHYTGFIMVGQHVFNTPKKFIYFKEEGITQIHEFLTRGLGIPSEELFFQEEVWAGGGNFGPCIEFFSRGLELGNQVYIQYQLLPDGDYRELSTKVIDMGAGLERWSWFTQGTPMSYDTVFPKVMRYLYEKTDIVPDKVLWNKFARYAGLLNVEEIDDVSSTWNAVAKQVGVEPSTLKGEVYKVRALYALADHTRTLLVAIHDGALPSNVGGGYNLRNLLRRCWSLIDEYGLDVDLEQLFKLHITEFGAWFTELKDYGSLFDILEVEKKRYEETLKKNRELVKRMIGRKEKFDIEKLVKLYDSQGITPNTLKEFDSSIVIPDDFYLRVQMLHEKSEQKREISGHDLERIPQTKLLFWEEPDSREFEAKVLQRITPTKIVLDQTLFYPTSGGQAHDTGTINGVKVFDVIKDNGVVIHVLEKPIQGDQVRGIIDWEVRKILSEHHTATHIVNYAARKVLGDHIWQAGAEKTLEKARLDITHYKSLSFEQIQEIEKVANDVVMEDVPILIKEMPRNEAESKHGMRIYQGGAVPGKRLRIVAIGKYDVEACGGTYVKSTSQVGLIKIINSERIQDGVVRLEYVSGERAIKEIQRQASILRELSDLWGVSPDDIPKTANKFFREWKELQKEKARLKEELAKSRESDLIKDLKLIGGDISIISKTLPGADAEELREVASHLTEKHPDIVVILGTADSNRAYICDASGNHAIERGIHADSIVREVCKEIGGSGGGTSQLAQGGGPDVAKLDQAMKQGIELVKKQLR; encoded by the coding sequence ATGAACGATAAAGAGCTAAAAAAGGAAATGAAGTCCCGATTCTTTAATAATTATGGGAAGTTTTACCCGGTGGAAGCTTTAGGCTCATTGGGTTTTTCCAGGAGCGTGTGCAAGAGGTGTGGCAGCGGTTTCTGGAGCATGAATCCGAGAGACTTCTGCGATGAACCCGCATGTAGCGGGGGTTACCGATTCATCGATCAGAGCATCACCAAAAAGCTCGACTATAAAGAAGCTTGGGATGTATACGTGGATACTTTTGAGAAATGGGGCTATGTTCCTTTGGACAGGTATCCGGTCGTATGCAGATGGTATGATCAGCTCTATTTCGTGACCGCCGGTATCAACGACTTCCAGCCCTACGTGGTCTCCGGGGAAGTGGCTCCACCAGCTGATGCAGTTCTTGAGCCGCAGTTTTGCCTCAGGTTTCCGGACATCGACAGCGTCGGAATCACAGGCAGGCATTACACCGGTTTTATAATGGTCGGACAACACGTGTTTAACACTCCGAAGAAATTCATCTATTTTAAAGAGGAGGGCATAACCCAGATACATGAGTTTTTAACAAGGGGACTTGGAATCCCCTCCGAAGAACTGTTTTTCCAAGAAGAGGTCTGGGCAGGCGGAGGGAATTTTGGTCCATGCATAGAGTTCTTCTCAAGGGGTCTTGAGCTGGGCAATCAAGTTTATATTCAATATCAATTGCTGCCAGACGGCGATTACAGGGAGCTCTCCACAAAAGTTATCGATATGGGGGCAGGACTGGAGAGGTGGTCCTGGTTTACCCAGGGAACGCCAATGTCCTATGATACGGTATTCCCCAAGGTTATGCGCTACCTGTATGAAAAGACAGACATCGTTCCCGATAAGGTGCTGTGGAATAAATTCGCCAGATATGCGGGTTTGCTGAACGTGGAGGAAATCGACGATGTAAGCTCTACGTGGAATGCTGTAGCTAAACAGGTGGGCGTTGAGCCTTCCACGCTAAAAGGAGAGGTATACAAAGTAAGGGCATTATACGCTTTGGCAGATCATACGAGAACGCTTTTGGTTGCAATACATGACGGCGCACTGCCAAGCAACGTGGGTGGGGGGTATAACCTCAGAAACCTCTTAAGGCGGTGTTGGTCTCTAATCGATGAATACGGTCTCGATGTGGATCTGGAGCAGTTATTCAAACTCCATATCACGGAGTTTGGGGCATGGTTTACGGAACTCAAAGACTATGGAAGCCTATTTGATATATTGGAAGTCGAGAAAAAGCGATATGAGGAGACCCTCAAGAAAAACAGGGAACTGGTAAAAAGAATGATCGGACGAAAGGAGAAGTTCGATATAGAAAAATTGGTCAAATTATACGATTCCCAGGGTATAACCCCCAATACCCTGAAAGAGTTTGACTCCTCTATCGTAATACCAGATGATTTTTATTTGAGGGTGCAGATGTTGCATGAAAAGTCCGAGCAAAAAAGGGAAATATCCGGTCACGACCTCGAAAGAATACCCCAGACAAAGTTGCTTTTCTGGGAAGAGCCTGATTCGAGAGAGTTTGAGGCAAAGGTCCTGCAGAGAATTACCCCGACCAAGATAGTGCTTGATCAAACGCTTTTCTACCCGACGAGTGGCGGACAGGCACATGACACCGGAACGATCAACGGCGTAAAGGTTTTTGATGTAATCAAGGATAATGGAGTCGTCATCCATGTTTTAGAGAAGCCCATTCAAGGGGATCAGGTTCGTGGCATAATAGATTGGGAGGTGCGAAAAATCTTATCAGAGCATCATACTGCCACGCACATCGTTAATTACGCTGCTCGGAAGGTTCTGGGAGATCACATATGGCAGGCAGGCGCGGAAAAAACGTTGGAAAAAGCCAGATTGGATATCACCCACTACAAATCATTGAGCTTTGAACAAATCCAGGAAATAGAGAAAGTAGCCAATGATGTCGTGATGGAAGACGTCCCAATTCTGATCAAGGAAATGCCGAGGAACGAAGCCGAAAGCAAGCATGGCATGAGGATCTATCAGGGCGGCGCAGTTCCCGGAAAGAGGTTGAGAATCGTCGCCATCGGCAAATATGATGTCGAAGCCTGCGGGGGGACCTATGTGAAGAGTACCTCGCAGGTGGGACTCATCAAGATCATAAACTCAGAAAGAATACAGGATGGCGTGGTTCGATTGGAATACGTTTCCGGAGAGCGTGCGATTAAGGAAATACAGCGTCAGGCATCAATTTTAAGAGAGCTGTCCGATCTTTGGGGAGTCTCCCCAGATGACATTCCAAAGACTGCCAATAAGTTTTTCAGGGAGTGGAAAGAACTCCAAAAGGAGAAGGCCAGATTGAAAGAGGAGTTGGCAAAGTCCAGAGAGTCAGATTTAATCAAGGATCTAAAGTTGATCGGTGGTGATATCAGCATAATTTCGAAAACTCTGCCGGGTGCTGATGCCGAGGAACTGAGGGAAGTTGCATCGCATTTGACAGAGAAACATCCAGACATCGTTGTTATTCTTGGGACTGCTGATTCGAACAGGGCATATATATGTGATGCTTCAGGTAATCATGCAATAGAACGAGGCATCCATGCTGACTCTATCGTAAGAGAGGTGTGTAAAGAGATAGGCGGTAGCGGAGGAGGGACGTCGCAACTTGCACAGGGCGGCGGTCCAGATGTAGCAAAGCTGGATCAGGCCATGAAGCAAGGTATAGAATTGGTTAAAAAACAACTCAGGTGA
- a CDS encoding 50S ribosomal protein L10, whose product MKEWKKEEIEGIKQNIQAHSMVGLVGMRGMPAKQLQSMRRDLRGTAILKMSRNTLIKRALEESDKKIRPMGNFIEDQTALIFSEIDPFKLYRLIEKSKLPSPAKPGDLPPKDILVEKGPTSFKPGPIVGELQNAGISAAIEGGKVVIRETKIVAKKGEPISPKLAEMLRRLEIHPMEVGLDLRAAYENGIIYEVLAIDELKYFSDFTSAVQNAFNLAISLGYPNKATIHALLSKASTGARNLAIKATIFEPDVMESIIYKAYAQVTSLSKLIEKKGV is encoded by the coding sequence ATGAAAGAATGGAAGAAAGAAGAAATCGAGGGCATCAAGCAAAACATACAGGCCCACTCCATGGTAGGACTGGTTGGCATGAGGGGCATGCCAGCCAAACAATTGCAATCCATGAGGAGGGATTTACGTGGAACAGCAATCCTGAAAATGTCAAGAAATACGCTCATCAAACGCGCGCTGGAAGAGTCTGATAAAAAAATCCGTCCCATGGGTAATTTCATTGAAGATCAGACGGCACTCATTTTCTCTGAGATAGATCCCTTCAAATTATATAGGCTGATTGAGAAGAGTAAGTTACCATCGCCGGCAAAGCCCGGGGATCTCCCACCAAAAGACATCCTAGTTGAGAAGGGTCCCACTTCCTTTAAACCAGGTCCTATCGTGGGTGAGCTGCAAAACGCCGGCATATCCGCTGCTATTGAGGGCGGTAAAGTGGTAATTAGGGAGACAAAAATTGTAGCTAAAAAAGGTGAGCCCATATCTCCCAAACTAGCGGAAATGCTCAGACGATTGGAGATACATCCGATGGAAGTTGGTTTGGATCTACGTGCCGCCTATGAGAATGGCATTATCTATGAAGTTCTTGCAATCGATGAGCTCAAATACTTTTCAGATTTCACGTCAGCAGTACAAAATGCTTTTAATCTAGCAATCAGCCTAGGATATCCAAACAAAGCGACTATCCATGCGTTGCTATCGAAAGCATCTACTGGTGCGAGAAATCTTGCTATAAAAGCAACGATCTTTGAACCAGACGTTATGGAAAGTATTATCTATAAAGCGTACGCACAAGTGACTTCATTATCTAAGTTGATAGAAAAGAAAGGTGTTTGA
- a CDS encoding HEAT repeat domain-containing protein, translating into MRIFDKLFKPNVDKLEGKRNVKGLIKALQYEKDVKIREGAACALGRVGDEKAIEPLIQALKDEDNDVRLEAAEALGKIGDERAVELLLNMVLRGGDWYYRLAAAEALGKIRWKHRDERIEGPIIKALEDAIEALGKIGDERAVEPLIQALKDEDWDVREGAAEALGKIGESAVEPLIQALKDGYYFTYYSEEVGTCEVYSVRKGAAEALGNIRDERAVEPLIQALKDKNSHVQWEAAEALGKIGDERAVEPLIQAFKDVDRRVRERAAKALGEIKDERAVEPLIQAFKDVDRRVREEATKALGEIGWKPRDDAEKVRYLMAKSDWNELVKVGKPAVEPLIQALKDGDRLVREEAAKALGEIRDERAVEPLIQALKDEKWLDVREEAAKALGEIRDERAVEPLIQILKDKNSHVRWGAAEALGKIGDERAVEPLTQALDDRYAREEAAKALGEIRDERAVEPLIQALKDWFAKREAAKALGEIRDERAVEPLIQAFKDVDRLVREEAAEALGKIGESAVEPLIQAFKDEEWYARGEAAKALGKIGESAVEPLIQAFKDEEWYARGEAAKALGKIGESAVEP; encoded by the coding sequence ATGAGAATATTTGATAAGTTGTTCAAACCGAATGTGGATAAGTTAGAGGGAAAAAGAAATGTAAAAGGGCTAATTAAAGCTTTACAATATGAAAAAGATGTGAAAATTCGAGAGGGTGCAGCATGTGCTCTTGGAAGGGTAGGAGATGAAAAAGCAATAGAACCTCTCATTCAGGCTTTGAAGGATGAAGATAACGATGTTCGATTGGAAGCAGCAGAGGCTCTTGGAAAGATTGGAGATGAAAGGGCGGTAGAACTTCTTCTTAACATGGTTTTGAGAGGTGGAGATTGGTACTATCGATTGGCGGCAGCAGAAGCTCTTGGAAAAATAAGATGGAAGCATAGAGATGAAAGGATAGAAGGACCTATTATTAAAGCTTTGGAGGATGCCATAGAAGCTCTTGGAAAGATAGGAGATGAAAGAGCAGTAGAACCACTAATTCAGGCTTTGAAGGATGAAGATTGGGATGTTCGAGAGGGAGCTGCAGAGGCTCTTGGAAAGATTGGAGAATCGGCAGTAGAACCTCTCATTCAGGCTCTGAAAGATGGATACTATTTTACTTATTATTCTGAGGAAGTTGGAACCTGTGAAGTGTATTCTGTTCGAAAGGGAGCTGCAGAAGCTCTTGGAAATATTAGAGATGAAAGGGCGGTAGAACCTCTTATTCAGGCTTTGAAGGATAAAAATAGCCATGTCCAATGGGAAGCAGCAGAGGCTCTTGGAAAGATTGGAGATGAAAGGGCGGTAGAACCGCTCATTCAGGCTTTTAAGGATGTTGATCGGCGTGTTCGAGAGAGAGCAGCAAAGGCTCTTGGAGAAATAAAGGATGAAAGAGCGGTAGAACCGCTCATTCAGGCTTTTAAGGATGTTGATCGGCGTGTTCGAGAGGAAGCAACAAAGGCTCTTGGAGAAATAGGATGGAAGCCTAGAGATGATGCAGAGAAAGTTCGTTACTTAATGGCAAAGAGTGATTGGAATGAATTAGTGAAAGTTGGAAAGCCAGCAGTAGAACCGCTTATTCAGGCTTTGAAGGATGGTGATCGGCTTGTTCGAGAGGAAGCTGCAAAGGCTCTTGGAGAAATAAGAGATGAAAGAGCGGTAGAACCGCTTATTCAGGCTTTGAAGGATGAAAAGTGGTTGGATGTTCGAGAGGAAGCTGCAAAGGCTCTTGGAGAAATAAGAGATGAAAGAGCGGTAGAACCGCTTATTCAGATTTTGAAGGATAAAAATAGCCATGTTCGATGGGGAGCTGCAGAAGCTCTTGGAAAGATTGGAGATGAAAGGGCGGTAGAACCTCTTACACAAGCTTTAGACGATCGGTATGCTCGAGAGGAAGCAGCAAAGGCTCTTGGAGAAATAAGAGATGAAAGAGCGGTAGAACCGCTTATTCAGGCTTTGAAGGATTGGTTTGCTAAAAGGGAAGCTGCAAAGGCTCTTGGAGAAATAAGAGATGAAAGAGCGGTAGAACCGCTCATTCAGGCTTTTAAGGATGTTGATCGGCTTGTTCGAGAGGAAGCTGCAGAAGCTCTTGGAAAGATTGGAGAATCGGCAGTAGAACCTCTCATTCAGGCTTTTAAGGATGAAGAGTGGTATGCTCGAGGGGAAGCAGCAAAGGCTCTTGGAAAGATTGGAGAATCGGCAGTAGAACCTCTCATTCAGGCTTTTAAGGATGAAGAGTGGTATGCTCGAGGGGAAGCAGCAAAGGCTCTTGGAAAGATTGGAGAATCGGCAGTAGAACCTC